CTCTCACACATGTCTGATTGTGATGTGCGACCGAAGTACTCTCCCCAGCAGACAGTAAAGACAGAATAGTCCCCCAATAGAACGAAGCTGCTCAGAAAGCTGATCATTGACCCCACACATGCCACAATCTGCATCCCCAAGCAGGCCTTCAGCTGTCAGAGAACAAGAGACACACTTGTTGATATGAAATACCTGTATACtttgtaataattaaaactatGTAAAGGTGTATGCCAGTTGaaaatcagggttttttttttcttactgtagGAAGGTGAAGATTCTGTGCTGCTATTGCCACACTACCAGCTATTATGCTCTGCAGTATGAAAAGTAAATGCATaccatcacacactgcattagaATTAAAATTATAAGGAGTGTAAAGGCTTAATGCTTACGACTGAAGAACAGATAGGACTGATGATTGTGGTGTGGAAATGATCAGTGGTCGGAGTCGAAAATATGATACTCATGAAAAAGAGACTCAGCATAATCTGTGTTACCTGTGAAAACCAGAATAACAGAAACATCACAGCTGTTTTGTCAAGAAACATTTGTTTCAGAAAGTGGTGAGCAACATTTGTGGGTATAAAGTGGTGAAAATTTCAGCGTTTGGTTTTATCTACACACCCCTAAAGCTTTTGGTTCTGCCTCCAGGTACTTCTGGGTTCGATAGGAGTTTTTCTGAAACTTGACCTCTACTAGTGTTCCTGTTTCACTCCCTGTGTTGAGGGCACTAGGGACAATACTCTCCATCTCACCTTCTGTgaaacataaaattaaagacACTAAGTAATAGTTAGTAGCACAGTACTCAGATACAAgtattgtaagaaaaaaaagatggaaagtAAAGTAAAAGCTAACTTtactaacattttatttttatggtcTTAAATTTTCCTGAATGTGATGGAGGATTGTGTGAACATTTTTGTGAGTTTCACAACTTCAGGTGGattaatgtattataattttattatagatAACTGTTCATCTGTGAAGAGCAAAGAACTATAGACTATTATAAAAGCTACCACAGTGCAATGCTGAATT
This genomic interval from Pangasianodon hypophthalmus isolate fPanHyp1 chromosome 4, fPanHyp1.pri, whole genome shotgun sequence contains the following:
- the LOC128318084 gene encoding uncharacterized protein LOC128318084 isoform X3, producing MESIVPSALNTGSETGTLVEVKFQKNSYRTQKYLEAEPKALGVTQIMLSLFFMSIIFSTPTTDHFHTTIISPICSSVSIIAGSVAIAAQNLHLPTLKACLGMQIVACVGSMISFLSSFVLLGDYSVFTVCWGEYFGRTSQSDMCERLWSIYEHIMGIEMLVQATQFALSATLAAFCCKVIQCCSPRDNVPVIVVNAPPGPQ
- the LOC128318084 gene encoding uncharacterized protein LOC128318084 isoform X1 — its product is MNLDVDEFQKQKTTPALSQEQDSETTVGTGLPKLKIGKNVTCSFSNSNMPSFCARVKSWSTLPCLLKDNKGEMESIVPSALNTGSETGTLVEVKFQKNSYRTQKYLEAEPKALGVTQIMLSLFFMSIIFSTPTTDHFHTTIISPICSSVSIIAGSVAIAAQNLHLPTLKACLGMQIVACVGSMISFLSSFVLLGDYSVFTVCWGEYFGRTSQSDMCERLWSIYEHIMGIEMLVQATQFALSATLAAFCCKVIQCCSPRDNVPVIVVNAPPGPQ
- the LOC128318084 gene encoding uncharacterized protein LOC128318084 isoform X2; the encoded protein is MAEGEMESIVPSALNTGSETGTLVEVKFQKNSYRTQKYLEAEPKALGVTQIMLSLFFMSIIFSTPTTDHFHTTIISPICSSVSIIAGSVAIAAQNLHLPTLKACLGMQIVACVGSMISFLSSFVLLGDYSVFTVCWGEYFGRTSQSDMCERLWSIYEHIMGIEMLVQATQFALSATLAAFCCKVIQCCSPRDNVPVIVVNAPPGPQ